DNA from Cataglyphis hispanica isolate Lineage 1 chromosome 6, ULB_Chis1_1.0, whole genome shotgun sequence:
ACCTATTTGCATCGTTAATCTGGTTGAACAGTCTGGCAAAGAAAAGATAATCTGGGAAGCTTATAGTAATCATGTGTTTAACTATAATCATCCAGATATTACATACACTACTTTTGATTTCCACGAATATTGGTCAGTATCCCCAAACATTATTCATAATGCTAAATCCTTATTATTGTTTCCATTACGAATTTTGTTgtatctcgaaaattttctctaacaCAGTCGAGGAATGCATTTCGAAAATGTATCTATTTTGGTTAATGCACTGACCGCAGTGCTAGCAGATATGAGTTACTGTTGGTGTGATAAACAAGGTACAATTTGTATGCAAAAGGGCATATTTCGTGTGAATTGTATAGATTGCTTAGATAGAACAAATGTGGTGCAAACTGCTCTGGGAAAAGCCGTTATGGAAATGCAATTTTCGAAACTGGGATTAATACCACCTGATGGCACTTTGCCTACAAATATTAGGCAGACTTTCCAATTACTTTGGGCCAATAATGGGGATATTATTAGTAAGCAATATGCAGGAACAAATGCTTTAAAGGTGTGTATTTCAAACTGCTTGTGCcgagttttatatattgaataaaaatttcaatttaattctacAAATGATTTCTGACACAATTTCATACTGTTTATTATAGGGAGATTATACGCGTAccggagagagaaaatttactGGATTGATGAAAGATGGCATGAATTCTGCAAACAGGTAGAACTACATACATCAATCTTTCATCATTTTGTATCCGCTTAATTTtccttcatttttcatttttatttttatttccaacaTTTCACACGACACAAACAGAATCTCACAGTTATCATGCCcctttaaaagataatatccAAGCCTTCAATATTTCAAACCGCATTATGTTCTACCAAGACAGATTATGTTCGACCCTGACATCGTCCTTTCATTTTCTCATAGATATTATCAGCAACACTTTATGGATGACTTACGTCAAGCAGCGATAGATACGCTGCTAGGAAACCCGATCGACGTTGATCAACTGAACAACGATTGGTCACactatttagatatttttgataattgttGTCTTGAACTTATACCTATGAAACCACCAAATATACAACTTCAACTTGCTACTCATCCCGACTTTCTTTATGCCACTGCCCTATATAATTTAGCAAGGTTCGTTGTGCTTGCTTGTAACTTCACTTTTGGGAAATATGTGGCAGAGATGTATCTTGAAggcttaatttaattacgtttTACTCTATTATAggttaattcatataaaagatatgcTTTGTGTTAATGACAGCATGAAAAGTTGTTTTTGTTATGctgcaaaaattcttttgcatGTTTAGCCTTGACTCTATACCATCCctttattttgtgaaaaaatataaagatgattTATAATCTAATAGTCAATCATCTTTATAAATGCACTATCactcaataaattaaacataaaatactgctctttctcttctctcttctttaatattttattatatgagaaaatatatgatctattaaatatattctttaaatgaaATACTTTTTTGATGCTATTATactttctctaaaaattcttgaatGTTTAGCAGTCATGTAATGAGAATCAAAATATCTTTGCAGATATTATTTGAATCGTTTCAAGGATGTCTACAGGCAAGCGACAATTGACATGATGTTGGGAAATTCGGTAAGCGAAGAAGTATTCTTAGAGCGTACCGATGAGGAAGACAACGCAGCAACTGCGATTCATGTGAAATTGCTAATTGAAGACTGCAAAAAGTTACTGATACCTGATCCCGAAATTATACTAGGCAGTTGGGGTGTCATCGATGCCGATCCCgtgtatgtattaaatatttattataattcatttattatacttgtgtatatataatttaggtttcaatcaaaaatttatttttattttagtaccGGTGACCCAACCGAAACGGAAATGGAcactattttgatattaactCTAGATAGTTATTACGTAGCAGATTATGATGATCAAATCGATAAAGTTACAAATTACCAAAGAATCCCGCTAAATGATATTGTCTTAATCGAATTCGGTCAGCCCGAAAATACGGTTTCATTCTTCAAGAATAAGCATTATCATTGTATCAGAatcaattataagataaatggCGAATACGGTTACTTTCACATGTTCCGCAGTACAAATTTAaggtttttcaataatatggCGGTTGTGATTAAAACTGAAGAAGAAAGCATAGGTAGGAACACATTTCCTTTatctatattgtaataaatatattgtaataaatactaaataagtttataacgatattttaaatttacagaatCTTTAAAAGCAATTTGTGAAGCTATTTCTGTAGCTATGGAAATAGCAGGCTTACCAAAGATTCCCATAGCCATGAATGTTACGttagataaaagaaagagtaAATTAGTGAATGTTAAAGGTTCTACTGGATTATTGGACATTACGTCATTTCCAGAATTGACGAGAAATGTATCTGAGACAcaattacttgctttaaagaCAGCAGGTttgttcttaaattatttcgattgtTCACGTATATTATtcgacgaataaaatttttataatgaatattttttaggtACAAAAGCTTTAAGCAATATGTCGGAACAATTTAGCAAATTGAACAAACTGAGTCAAAGTTTCAGCACAAAGAAGCCAATTGATTTGGCAAAGAATATAGGTAACAGAAAGACGGAAGAGTTATCAAAACCAATCTTTACGGTCGGTAACAGAGATATCTCAGGCAATGTGAAAGAAAAGAGCAACAGTAGCAGTAGCAGCGACGAAAATATCGAAACGACACATATACATGTCAAAAAGCCAGCAAACTTTAGCCATGACAAGCATTTAATGGAAGCTTACACTCCAATGATTGGTATTATTATGGGTGTGAAAAATACCAACATTGTGGACGGTGACATTTGTGAGACCAGCGTAAATGCGGGATTATCTACAATGAGACATAATACGAATTCAGATTTGAAACCCGACATAGCCATTGACGCATTGCACCTAATACCGCAACATGGCTCTGGCACCAGCACTCTGAGTGCTTCTCCGCAGAAAACTAGAGCAACCACGCCAGAAATAACGGTGTACGACGTAGAGAATAGCATACATGAGGAAAAGGAACGGATGATTCCACCGTCGACTTTgacactttttaaaaatatcagtcATTCGACAGGggatgttgaaaataaaacgtCATCGACCGGTGCCAAGAGCGCTACTCTTCGCACGGATAATAGATTGGATGAGAAAAGAAGGTCAGCTTCCGAACAGGACTTGATGTTGAATATTACATCGTCCCAAAGTGAATCTGCCTTAAAAtccataaaagaaaatatcgccAACGTTACCAGTCCAGTAGCGTCCACAGCCAAGGATATCCTGTTGCCGTTCTCAAAGTTTGCTAAAGGTGTTCAAACATTAGGAGCTAATTTAGATCCTAGAAAACTGAAGACAAGTCATGTAATGCGAAATTTGTCGGAACATCATATAGAAGAGCGTCAGAAACTTCAAGAAAGATGGGCCTCCTGTCAATCTAGACTTATTGCTTTATAAATCTTCACTACTTGAAGGATCAGCTTTCCGAATATAATTTGTCTTACATTGAATATCAATTTAAGGCTTATTAATACTGTTTCttttcgtaaatattatagataatatttatgaatataattttaggaatttttagtatatatattagcgACGCGGATGCTATTAcgcacttttaaaaaaaagaaaagaaaagaaaagaagaataaagtattattagaTTGTACTATAGACAGTTTTGCTATATAGATCGCGGTAAATAGAATTGAGCTATACAAGAAAAAAGTATCatgtagaaaataatgaacaatTTCGATCacgttttatagaaaatgttataaatcgATCTCACTGCACCAATTTCGTATTTTCACATTTCATGAATATAGCTTTATTGATGTGaaacatacaaaattatttgctgtagaaaaaaaagcaatttctagattgcaacaaaataaaattaacaaagtacaacactataataaatagtgattatacacaatttttatattgttagagAATTGTAGCATTTTTTaacgctatttttttttattgtaaatcattctatatgaattttactatatatttgctacattttttgaattattatatctttacaactttttaatagcaattttctgaaaaatctgTTTAATGCGACCAAATTGGATTAAAAAAGtgtgcaaaaattttcaaggGATTTAAGTGACTTATTCTTACTTTATgactaaattttcttttatcttaacatcaaaatcttttttttagtagcaatattttattcaattgattaaatgtatgtataaataattttatattaaatacatgaataattttaaatgcagaTGAGACGATTTATTTGTACAGGAAGTTGAAGGAAGATTTCATAgtcaattatgtaaataaagtgaattgtttaaatatattttatagtaaaaaatacatatataatgaaattagtgataaaaaatgagtTTGAAACATTggttatcaaaataaaaaaaatataattattattcctgttagtttttcaaaaaaatgcatgttagaatttttcataaaaagatttaatatataaataattgtgtttTACAATCAATGAGATAAtacacagaaaaaaattgaaagctttcatcaaataaaaggattaagctataaaaaaattcgtaaatgCAATGCGAgatcattttgatataatttaaatatataatataagagaacTGAGTAGAGAGCAAgttcatgtatttataatcGCATTTGtatcaatgttttaattttaaatgctttaataattgttacgaCAAACGTTCAGTATTAAATCGAGTATATGCTTATGAAACACTGCGAAATACGTTCTCCTGTGTGTacgtaaaaatcattatataaaaagattaggTATAGAGAATAAAGATTGttcaaatcttatatttattatagaaaagttgtaatatgattttatattgcctactgatgtaaataattatctcatgCCGATATTTTCCGGTTCCTGTACGGAATATTTCGGAAAAACATCAACATTATAGTGACTTTAAGCTCGTATTTTTAGCGAATGTTCTTTTTGACTGTGAATAATAGTCTGTGATACAATCTTGCAGAATGCAGACAGGTTGAATTCATGAGCagagtttaaaaaatgtatacattctGAAAAACATTTAGCAATGCTTTAGGATAAGAATGAAACTAGACTATTTCTTTGAttcttaaaagattttaattttgatttaattaacaaaaatttgttttacctTGATACtactaattaaagaaatacttaacaagaaaaactttaaatttttcttgttttgaattttatataattatttatgttaaatgatTATTCCAAATGTAAAATCCCACGAAAGTTTATCGAATCTCTGTGATGTGTGTTAACGTATATTTTCAGCTATAATATTACCTGCAAAAAAATGGTGAATGGATAAGAACTCACACTCTATGAGAACTCAAATCGCTAATACTCGAaattagcaattaaaaaaagttttatttttgtaaagtttaattttcttataaaagcaaaataatttttaaaatctttctttatacaaagataaaaattaagatatgtgtatataagtattaaaattaatttttaattcacatatttcttgcaaaataaaaattcgatttaGAAAAGTCGTGTGTAGAGCTTGTAAAGACTCGGTATGCGCCTCATTACACATATTCTGCTATTATGTTTCCAGGAAatcataataagaaaatttgcgTATATATCAGATAACAAACAGCACTTgtagaataaatatcaataaaacacATTTGTCTTGTGTGAgtgtaattaaattctattcaaATTTCTCAAGTACATCAATCTTTTGTAAATCCTATGGAGAATAAACTTTTTTGGCAAatgctaaaataaattcataaagagagagagagaaagtgtttcaaaaaaataaaatttttcattttatttgtaacatgCAATTAACTTTaatgtgaatattaaaaatcacttATTTCAACTTTATCACTGAAACTTATAGAATTAGACAACTGTATTTCGCGCCAAATTGCTTGACTCAGAAGATAAGAATTGTGTTTGCCACCTAGTAGTAAAATTGGGAATTTATAACAGATTAATGAAAAGcagtaaagataaataaataaaaacaaggcAGATAATATGTACGAAGAAGCAAGAAGCCGATATATGTGAATTTAAACTCATCTATCCTCACAATAAATTGTTGATATGAGAATGGATGATACACGTGGTGTAGTATGTTTATGGGGAAGTCTCAAAAATCATCCACAATGCCCTCATGGTAATCGTCATACTTAtgcaaacacatatatattgaaattaattttgatgttaaaaaattatattttttgaaaaaaattaatcttttataggGCCAACATTACTATTTGGTACATATGTTGGTGGGgaattgaagaaattttatgcATGCTCTGCTTGTCGTGAtagaaaattatgcaaattctaTCTAGAGTATGGGCAAGAATTGACCAAATCTCGCAAAAACGTATGGgagcaggaaaaaaaaaaacttagcCAGCATTATCCCcatcaaaaattgtatattcgtTTCAATGAAATCAAAGCACAATCCGTAACACAGAGATGTTATTGCCATGATTgcgaaagattaatttttagttcTGAAAAAGATGAGCATATTGATCATGAtattacagagaatttaaCAGATCATCAATTGCATCATCCGACGGAGCTTCTAAAACCTCTAGATAATGCAAAGAAAGAagcacaatatttattttctaagaaatCAACAGAGGACATAACAAAAATGCTTTTAAAGCTTGGAGCTAAGCAGATTCTTTGTATTGGAACCCCAAgaatacatgaatatataacTGAACATTATGTAGATAAAAtgtcttctcttctcttagACTTTGATGGAAGATttgtaagtataaaaaatagagattattacattaattcataatttattttaataaatgtaataattttaataaatacattttaatgaatatatgatTTGCATACAAAATTCTAGCATAACTTTTTTGGACCACTGGATTATTGTTGGTACAATCTTTTCAATCATCACTTTTTTAACAAAGATGCTGTTAATGTGTTCAAAGATTTTATCACTcaaaatgaaggaaaaaatacttatttaatatgtgATCCCCCATTTGGGGGTCGTGTGGAAGCCATATC
Protein-coding regions in this window:
- the LOC126850390 gene encoding phosphatidylinositide phosphatase SAC2 isoform X3, whose protein sequence is MELFRTDTHFIFVKEKYSLWCDKYTGEFAAKSDWEWATPRDLECLGMFYGIVGKIEQVSVLEPRLMLIKDVTPVGELHGDHVVYKIKSIAFLHLGADNADIGLLPCKKHQYALKKRGGSGLFDVPQKAALAKTWGTIKNATNTIKNTTQQAAALATSQVKSTVTKRNIVKDKERFEKRILEELNKIFTETDSFFFCQTGDITNSLQRQCIAESQQCNQDKPLWQRVDDRFFWNKHMLHDIINLDVNKANCWILPIIQGYVQIEKCIVEVGFDEQPQQEIFNLAIISRRSRFRAGTRYKRRGVDDDGKCANYVETEQLVWYHDHQVSFVQVRGSVPVYWSQPGYKYKPPPRIDKDEVETQIAFEKHFGEELTLYGPICIVNLVEQSGKEKIIWEAYSNHVFNYNHPDITYTTFDFHEYCRGMHFENVSILVNALTAVLADMSYCWCDKQGTICMQKGIFRVNCIDCLDRTNVVQTALGKAVMEMQFSKLGLIPPDGTLPTNIRQTFQLLWANNGDIISKQYAGTNALKGDYTRTGERKFTGLMKDGMNSANRYYQQHFMDDLRQAAIDTLLGNPIDVDQLNNDWSHYLDIFDNCCLELIPMKPPNIQLQLATHPDFLYATALYNLARYYLNRFKDVYRQATIDMMLGNSVSEEVFLERTDEEDNAATAIHVKLLIEDCKKLLIPDPEIILGSWGVIDADPVTGDPTETEMDTILILTLDSYYVADYDDQIDKVTNYQRIPLNDIVLIEFGQPENTVSFFKNKHYHCIRINYKINGEYGYFHMFRSTNLRFFNNMAVVIKTEEESIESLKAICEAISVAMEIAGLPKIPIAMNVTLDKRKSKLVNVKGSTGLLDITSFPELTRNVSETQLLALKTAGTKALSNMSEQFSKLNKLSQSFSTKKPIDLAKNIGNRKTEELSKPIFTVGNRDISGNVKEKSNSSSSSDENIETTHIHVKKPANFSHDKHLMEAYTPMIGIIMGVKNTNIVDGDICETSVNAGLSTMRHNTNSDLKPDIAIDALHLIPQHGSGTSTLSASPQKTRATTPEITVYDVENSIHEEKERMIPPSTLTLFKNISHSTGDVENKTSSTGAKSATLRTDNRLDEKRRSASEQDLMLNITSSQSESALKSIKENIANVTSPVASTAKDILLPFSKFAKGVQTLGANLDPRKLKTSHVMRNLSEHHIEERQKLQERWASCQSRLIAL
- the LOC126850390 gene encoding phosphatidylinositide phosphatase SAC2 isoform X2, translated to MRSRRMELFRTDTHFIFVKEKYSLWCDKYTGEFAAKSDWEWATPRDLECLGMFYGIVGKIEQVSVLEPRLMLIKDVTPVGELHGDHVVYKIKSIAFLHLGADNADIGLLPCKKHQYALKKRGGSGLFDVPQKAALAKTWGTIKNATNTIKNTTQQAAALATSQVKSTVTKRNIVKDKERFEKRILEELNKIFTETDSFFFCQTGDITNSLQRQCIAESQQCNQDKPLWQRVDDRFFWNKHMLHDIINLDVNKANCWILPIIQGYVQIEKCIVEVGFDEQPQQEIFNLAIISRRSRFRAGTRYKRRGVDDDGKCANYVETEQLVWYHDHQVSFVQVRGSVPVYWSQPGYKYKPPPRIDKDEVETQIAFEKHFGEELTLYGPICIVNLVEQSGKEKIIWEAYSNHVFNYNHPDITYTTFDFHEYCRGMHFENVSILVNALTAVLADMSYCWCDKQGTICMQKGIFRVNCIDCLDRTNVVQTALGKAVMEMQFSKLGLIPPDGTLPTNIRQTFQLLWANNGDIISKQYAGTNALKGDYTRTGERKFTGLMKDGMNSANRYYQQHFMDDLRQAAIDTLLGNPIDVDQLNNDWSHYLDIFDNCCLELIPMKPPNIQLQLATHPDFLYATALYNLARYYLNRFKDVYRQATIDMMLGNSVSEEVFLERTDEEDNAATAIHVKLLIEDCKKLLIPDPEIILGSWGVIDADPVTGDPTETEMDTILILTLDSYYVADYDDQIDKVTNYQRIPLNDIVLIEFGQPENTVSFFKNKHYHCIRINYKINGEYGYFHMFRSTNLRFFNNMAVVIKTEEESIESLKAICEAISVAMEIAGLPKIPIAMNVTLDKRKSKLVNVKGSTGLLDITSFPELTRNVSETQLLALKTAGTKALSNMSEQFSKLNKLSQSFSTKKPIDLAKNIGNRKTEELSKPIFTVGNRDISGNVKEKSNSSSSSDENIETTHIHVKKPANFSHDKHLMEAYTPMIGIIMGVKNTNIVDGDICETSVNAGLSTMRHNTNSDLKPDIAIDALHLIPQHGSGTSTLSASPQKTRATTPEITVYDVENSIHEEKERMIPPSTLTLFKNISHSTGDVENKTSSTGAKSATLRTDNRLDEKRRSASEQDLMLNITSSQSESALKSIKENIANVTSPVASTAKDILLPFSKFAKGVQTLGANLDPRKLKTSHVMRNLSEHHIEERQKLQERWASCQSRLIAL
- the LOC126850390 gene encoding phosphatidylinositide phosphatase SAC2 isoform X1, producing the protein MLSNLQRSRRMELFRTDTHFIFVKEKYSLWCDKYTGEFAAKSDWEWATPRDLECLGMFYGIVGKIEQVSVLEPRLMLIKDVTPVGELHGDHVVYKIKSIAFLHLGADNADIGLLPCKKHQYALKKRGGSGLFDVPQKAALAKTWGTIKNATNTIKNTTQQAAALATSQVKSTVTKRNIVKDKERFEKRILEELNKIFTETDSFFFCQTGDITNSLQRQCIAESQQCNQDKPLWQRVDDRFFWNKHMLHDIINLDVNKANCWILPIIQGYVQIEKCIVEVGFDEQPQQEIFNLAIISRRSRFRAGTRYKRRGVDDDGKCANYVETEQLVWYHDHQVSFVQVRGSVPVYWSQPGYKYKPPPRIDKDEVETQIAFEKHFGEELTLYGPICIVNLVEQSGKEKIIWEAYSNHVFNYNHPDITYTTFDFHEYCRGMHFENVSILVNALTAVLADMSYCWCDKQGTICMQKGIFRVNCIDCLDRTNVVQTALGKAVMEMQFSKLGLIPPDGTLPTNIRQTFQLLWANNGDIISKQYAGTNALKGDYTRTGERKFTGLMKDGMNSANRYYQQHFMDDLRQAAIDTLLGNPIDVDQLNNDWSHYLDIFDNCCLELIPMKPPNIQLQLATHPDFLYATALYNLARYYLNRFKDVYRQATIDMMLGNSVSEEVFLERTDEEDNAATAIHVKLLIEDCKKLLIPDPEIILGSWGVIDADPVTGDPTETEMDTILILTLDSYYVADYDDQIDKVTNYQRIPLNDIVLIEFGQPENTVSFFKNKHYHCIRINYKINGEYGYFHMFRSTNLRFFNNMAVVIKTEEESIESLKAICEAISVAMEIAGLPKIPIAMNVTLDKRKSKLVNVKGSTGLLDITSFPELTRNVSETQLLALKTAGTKALSNMSEQFSKLNKLSQSFSTKKPIDLAKNIGNRKTEELSKPIFTVGNRDISGNVKEKSNSSSSSDENIETTHIHVKKPANFSHDKHLMEAYTPMIGIIMGVKNTNIVDGDICETSVNAGLSTMRHNTNSDLKPDIAIDALHLIPQHGSGTSTLSASPQKTRATTPEITVYDVENSIHEEKERMIPPSTLTLFKNISHSTGDVENKTSSTGAKSATLRTDNRLDEKRRSASEQDLMLNITSSQSESALKSIKENIANVTSPVASTAKDILLPFSKFAKGVQTLGANLDPRKLKTSHVMRNLSEHHIEERQKLQERWASCQSRLIAL
- the LOC126850390 gene encoding phosphatidylinositide phosphatase SAC2 isoform X4; this translates as MLSNLQRSRRMELFRTDTHFIFVKEKYSLWCDKYTGEFAAKSDWEWATPRDLECLGMFYGIVGKIEQVSVLEPRLMLIKDVTPVGELHGDHVVYKIKSIAFLHLGADNADIGLLPCKKHQYALKKRGGSGLFDVPQKAALAKTWGTIKNATNTIKNTTQQAAALATSQVKSTVTKRNIVKDKERFEKRILEELNKIFTETDSFFFCQTGDITNSLQRQCIAESQQCNQDKPLWQRVDDRFFWNKHMLHDIINLDVNKANCWILPIIQGYVQIEKCIVEVGFDEQPQQEIFNLAIISRRSRFRAGTRYKRRGVDDDGKCANYVETEQLVWYHDHQVSFVQVRGSVPVYWSQPGYKYKPPPRIDKDEVETQIAFEKHFGEELTLYGPICIVNLVEQSGKEKIIWEAYSNHVFNYNHPDITYTTFDFHEYCRGMHFENVSILVNALTAVLADMSYCWCDKQGTICMQKGIFRVNCIDCLDRTNVVQTALGKAVMEMQFSKLGLIPPDGTLPTNIRQTFQLLWANNGDIISKQYAGTNALKGDYTRTGERKFTGLMKDGMNSANRYYLNRFKDVYRQATIDMMLGNSVSEEVFLERTDEEDNAATAIHVKLLIEDCKKLLIPDPEIILGSWGVIDADPVTGDPTETEMDTILILTLDSYYVADYDDQIDKVTNYQRIPLNDIVLIEFGQPENTVSFFKNKHYHCIRINYKINGEYGYFHMFRSTNLRFFNNMAVVIKTEEESIESLKAICEAISVAMEIAGLPKIPIAMNVTLDKRKSKLVNVKGSTGLLDITSFPELTRNVSETQLLALKTAGTKALSNMSEQFSKLNKLSQSFSTKKPIDLAKNIGNRKTEELSKPIFTVGNRDISGNVKEKSNSSSSSDENIETTHIHVKKPANFSHDKHLMEAYTPMIGIIMGVKNTNIVDGDICETSVNAGLSTMRHNTNSDLKPDIAIDALHLIPQHGSGTSTLSASPQKTRATTPEITVYDVENSIHEEKERMIPPSTLTLFKNISHSTGDVENKTSSTGAKSATLRTDNRLDEKRRSASEQDLMLNITSSQSESALKSIKENIANVTSPVASTAKDILLPFSKFAKGVQTLGANLDPRKLKTSHVMRNLSEHHIEERQKLQERWASCQSRLIAL
- the LOC126850400 gene encoding rRNA N6-adenosine-methyltransferase ZCCHC4; translation: MRMDDTRGVVCLWGSLKNHPQCPHGPTLLFGTYVGGELKKFYACSACRDRKLCKFYLEYGQELTKSRKNVWEQEKKKLSQHYPHQKLYIRFNEIKAQSVTQRCYCHDCERLIFSSEKDEHIDHDITENLTDHQLHHPTELLKPLDNAKKEAQYLFSKKSTEDITKMLLKLGAKQILCIGTPRIHEYITEHYVDKMSSLLLDFDGRFHNFFGPLDYCWYNLFNHHFFNKDAVNVFKDFITQNEGKNTYLICDPPFGGRVEAISYTIKTIFDLHKKLNNNNVSLKIMFIFPYFMENIMREKSNPPSVTGGLKDLIMSDYKVDYDNHPLFVSGKQGRKYGSPVRIFTNISLKLLELSMSDGYKFCKDCEKWVSSENKHCKKCKECTSKDGRTYKHCKICKRCVKPTWEHCKTCNRCMLEKHMCGQIPNIVGKCFKCNELGHTEKACLNLLSTDCENIHETDVKKGKRVAKRKAENELMKSSVKKNKIKHSKEIVKQNVLIDRKKVLKLKQNKKKLSRIKNDNE